From one Humulus lupulus chromosome 8, drHumLupu1.1, whole genome shotgun sequence genomic stretch:
- the LOC133795309 gene encoding uncharacterized protein LOC133795309 — protein sequence MAAFKLALMAFLCISTFSHAARVSPTAVFNTPQQQQPASPSGSTEGVYDAAHWGKMGLVPHSGLVANSGTGVGYGSGTGSGTGKGYGSGSGDGSGTGSGYGSGSGDGSGTGSGYGSGSGYGSGTGTGYGYGGGNGGSGTGIGIGVGQGGSGGGNCGYGGCNGPYNCNPVNGEGCGFWNCGNGPCRPVYNGPSCTVPFNGPPCPYNNCPPYNGGSYPIPPQVGIDIGDDGHRPTTNPGTNPGEVDNKPNNKVPQPSLVHKMPADKAYLGSGQGWAPQAQQIHN from the coding sequence ATGGCCGCTTTCAAGTTAGCTCTTATGGCGTTCCTCTGCATAAGCACTTTCAGCCACGCTGCCAGGGTCTCACCAACTGCAGTCTTTAACActccacaacaacaacaaccggCTTCTCCCTCGGGCAGTACTGAAGGAGTGTACGACGCTGCTCACTGGGGGAAGATGGGCCTTGTTCCACACTCGGGTTTGGTCGCCAACTCCGGTACCGGCGTCGGATACGGCTCTGGTACTGGGTCAGGTACCGGAAAAGGGTATGGTTCTGGGTCTGGGGATGGGTCAGGTACCGGAAGTGGGTATGGTTCTGGGTCCGGCGATGGGTCAGGTACCGGAAGTGGGTATGGTTCTGGGTCCGGGTATGGGTCTGGTACCGGAACAGGATACGGTTACGGAGGAGGCAATGGTGGATCAGGAACTGGAATTGGAATCGGAGTGGGCCAGGGAGGCAGTGGTGGTGGTAACTGTGGATATGGGGGATGTAATGGGCCTTATAACTGCAACCCTGTTAATGGAGAAGGTTGTGGGTTTTGGAACTGTGGTAATGGGCCTTGCCGACCTGTGTATAATGGGCCTTCATGTACAGTTCCTTTTAATGGGCCTCCATGTCCTTACAACAATTGTCCACCTTACAATGGTGGCAGCTATCCCATCCCTCCCCAGGTGGGGATTGATATTGGTGACGACGGTCATCGGCCCACTACTAATCCTGGTACAAATCCTGGAGAGGTCGATAACAAGCCCAATAACAAAGTTCCACAGCCATCTTTGGTCCATAAAATGCCCGCTGACAAAGCCTATCTTGGGTCTGGTCAAGGTTGGGCCCCACAAGCTCAACAGATTCACAACTAA
- the LOC133796952 gene encoding uncharacterized protein LOC133796952 encodes MGGRGVIGDKWSMRVLWACAIGSAFSLYFVAAERQLQNRQRMLAESLEAMELESRDGDDV; translated from the exons ATGGGAGGAAGAGGAGTAATCGGAGACAAATGGTCCATGAGGGTTCTCTGGGCATGTGCAATTGGAAGTGCATTTA GCTTGTACTTTGTCGCTGCTGAAAGGCAATTGCAGAACAGACAGCGAATGCTGGCTGAAAGTTTGGAAGCCATGGAATTAGAGTCCAGGGATGGCGATGACGTTTGA
- the LOC133796953 gene encoding choline transporter protein 1: MRGPLGAVIGRYPSSDGTQMGGIISHNRKCRDIVFLVIFIAFWVAMIVNSSFGFNKGNPLRLTYGLDYRGNVCGDKHANPGLHQLELKYWLNPNQVYQSGVKDSDFKLTNARTICLLDCPIPSDDALNWVCDYPEGDIRLSMNDWIDRNYDYFEFLTPEMRNSSLQLQGPCYPIIFPSVNVYWSCQFIARSSNMSMRHWQQMGGVRINEDIVIDKSIHRSINSQSSVLKRYMADIGKSWPVLIVCGAILPLFLSVIWLLMIRHFVAAMPWITVALFNILIISVTMFYYLKAGWIGNDAITPIIGPRDPYVHVSARELNHLRGVAVLMTFIMVVAVLTSIAVVRRILMATSVLKVAAKVIGEVQALIIFPVIPYAILAIFYMFWFSAAFHLFSSGEVLQNNCNSNCCAYDLVSRKVNCDRCCGYSIHYTPHIGVAILFHLFGGYWATQYFIACSSTVIAGSVASYYWARGETSPEIPFLPVFSSMKRLIRYSLGSVALGSLILSFVESIRFMLESIRRKLKGPGTSPDNWFGRVAFHVSRFCLRCIDWTIRSVNRNAYIMIAITGKSFCKSSSIATDLIINNILRIGRVNVIGDVILFLGKLCVSLSSALFSFLMLDTHKYRSSHNKISSPLFPVLVCWGLGYVVATLFFAVVEMSIDTIILSFCQDSEEHQGTAQYAPPLLIETLNDQNEMQRLIQGPQ, from the exons ATGAGGGGTCCTTTGGGTGCAGTCATTGGAAGATACCCATCAAGTGATGGTACTCAAATGGGTGGAATCATTAGTCATAACAGGAAATGTAGGGATATTGTTTTTCTTGTGATCTTTATAGCTTTCTGGGTTGCTATGATTGTTAACTCCAGCTTTGGGTTCAACAAAGGAAACCCTTTAAG GCTCACCTATGGGCTGGACTACAGAGGAAATGTTTGCGGGGACAAGCATGCGAACCCTGGTCTTCATCAGCTTGAACTTAAGTATTGGTTAAATCCTAACCAGGTCTATCAAAGTGGTGTGAAAGACAGTGACTTTAAGTTAACCAATGCACGAACTATATGCTTATTGGATTGTCCTATCCCTTCTGATGATGCACTAAATTGGGTGTGCGATTATCCAGAAGGAGATATCCGCCTCTCAATGAATGATTGGATCGATAGAAACTATGATTATTTTGAGTTTCTTACACCTGAAATGAGAAACAGCTCTCTTCAACTTCAGGGTCCTTGTTACCCTATCATATTTCCAAGTGTCAATG TTTACTGGAGCTGCCAATTCATTGCACGTTCATCAAACATGTCTATGAGGCATTGGCAGCAAATGGGTGGAGTGCGCATCAATGAGGACATTGTTATAGATAAATCCATTCACAGATCCATCAATTCTCAGTCATCTGTTCTAAAG AGGTACATGGCTGATATTGGAAAATCATGGCCAGTGCTAATTGTTTGTGGAGCAATCTTGCCTCTGTTTTTGTCGGTGATTTGGCTACTGATGATTCGGCATTTTGTTGCTGCAATGCCTTGGATAACAGTTGCCCTCTTTAATATTCTCATAATATCAGTCACtatgttttattatttaaaag CTGGATGGATAGGAAATGATGCCATCACTCCCATTATCGGTCCCCGTGATCCTTATGTCCATGTGTCCGCAAGG GAGCTTAATCATCTTCGTGGTGTTGCTGTTCTTATGACTTTTATTATGGTTGTTGCTGTTCTTACATCAATTGCTGTAGTCCGCCGCATCCTTATGGCAACATCCGTTCTTAAG GTTGCTGCAAAGGTCATTGGAGAAGTTCAAGCGCTCATTATTTTTCCAGTCATACCATATGCCATCCTTGCAATTTTTTACATGTTTTGGTTTTCGGCTGCTTTCCATCTGTTCAGTTCGGGTGAGGTCCTCCAGAATAACTGTAACTCCAACTGCTGTGCTTATGATCTTGTGTCAAGAAAAGTCAACTGTGATCGTTGCTGTGGTTACAGCATTCATTACACTCCTCATATTGGAGTTGCCATTCTCTTCCACTTATTTGGGGGATATTGGGCTACACAGTATTTTATAGCATGCTCTTCGACAGTGATTGCGGGTTCGGTAGCTTCCTACTATTGGGCTCGTGGTGAAACATCA CCAGAAATTCCATTTCTTCCCGTCTTTTCCTCCATGAAGCGGCTTATAAGGTACAGCCTTGGGTCAGTTGCTCTTGGCTCCCTGATTCTGTCATTCGTGGAATCAATCCGATTTATGCTTGAATCAATTCGTCGGAAACTGAAAGGTCCTGGCACCTCACCTGACAATTGGTTTGGAAGAGTGGCATTCCACGTTTCTAGGTTTTGCCTGAGATGTATCGATTGGACCATCAGATCTGTGAACCGCAATGCCTACATAATG ATTGCAATAACAGGTAAAAGCTTCTGCAAGTCATCTTCCATTGCCACAGATTTGATTATCAACAACATACTTAGAATAGGGAGAGTCAATGTGATTGGAGATGTCATCTTATTCCTTGGAAAACTATGCGTCAGCCTCTCAAGCGCCCTTTTCTCATTCCTCATGCTGGATACTCACAAATACAGATCGTCGCACAACAAGATCTCTTCTCCGCTATTTCCTGTATTG GTTTGCTGGGGCCTTGGCTATGTTGTCGCGACACTTTTCTTTGCAGTGGTGGAGATGTCTATCGACACCATCATTCTTTCCTTCTGCCAAGACTCTGAAGAGCATCAAGGGACCGCACAATATGCTCCCCCTCTTCTCATTGAAACTCTCAATGACCAAAATGAGATGCAGAGACTTATTCAAGGACCTCAGTGA